One window of the Trueperaceae bacterium genome contains the following:
- a CDS encoding GntR family transcriptional regulator: MELDDIRIDKALPTPAYLQLKEKLIHAIDAGRINQGRALPSERDLAASLGLSRMTVRRAFKELVAEGRVEQQQGSGTYVRGRPLEQIIDRVLGFTDEARHLGFEPGARLLKAERVPADDQVAAALGLEPGATVLRVTRLRTADGEPLALQEAHLATRLADLPTEELAAGGSLYRCLEVRFGIRPVRARQTIGARLPTRAEARALGLAQGAPVLALERTTFDEGERPFEYTRSAYRGDRYRLALDLRAL; this comes from the coding sequence ATGGAACTCGACGACATCCGCATCGACAAGGCACTGCCCACCCCTGCCTACCTGCAGCTCAAAGAGAAGCTGATCCACGCCATCGACGCCGGCCGCATCAACCAGGGCCGCGCGCTCCCCTCCGAACGCGACCTCGCCGCCAGCCTCGGCCTGTCGCGCATGACCGTGCGCCGCGCCTTCAAGGAGCTCGTCGCCGAAGGGCGCGTGGAGCAGCAGCAGGGCTCCGGCACCTACGTGCGCGGGCGGCCGCTCGAGCAGATCATCGACCGCGTCCTCGGCTTCACCGACGAGGCGCGCCACCTCGGCTTCGAGCCCGGCGCCCGGCTGCTCAAGGCGGAGCGCGTGCCCGCCGACGACCAGGTTGCCGCCGCGCTGGGACTCGAACCCGGCGCCACGGTGCTGCGGGTCACGCGCCTGCGCACCGCCGACGGCGAGCCGCTGGCGCTCCAGGAGGCCCACCTCGCCACCCGCCTCGCCGACCTGCCCACCGAGGAGCTCGCGGCGGGCGGCTCCCTCTACCGCTGCCTCGAAGTCCGCTTCGGCATCAGGCCGGTGCGGGCGCGCCAGACCATAGGCGCCCGCCTGCCCACCCGCGCCGAGGCGCGCGCGCTCGGCCTGGCCCAGGGCGCACCGGTGCTCGCCCTCGAGCGCACCACCTTCGACGAGGGCGAGCGCCCCTTCGAGTACACCCGCAGCGCCTACCGCGGCGACCGCTACCGCCTCGCGCTCGACCTGAGGGCCCTGTGA
- a CDS encoding N-acetylmuramic acid 6-phosphate etherase produces MTKPPNGRAATEAASADYSGLDAWPAARILAAITDANRRAIDAVAAALPDLERAATGIEERLRRGGRLVYIGAGTSGRLGVQDAAELAPTFGFDRALTLLAGGDSATTQAKEGAEDDVAAAGHDVAAAAIGELDAVVGVAASGGTAYTVAALEHARARGAFTVGIANNPGTALLRAGDVGVLLATGPEVLAGSTRLAAGTAQKAALNALSTTVLVRLGGAYDNLMVGMRPVNAKLRVRAVQIVARGAGVDEAAATKALAAAGDDIRRAIVMTKAGVTAERAEAALRARGGSVRDALADLAGG; encoded by the coding sequence ATGACGAAGCCACCGAACGGCCGCGCGGCCACCGAGGCCGCCAGCGCCGACTACTCGGGGCTGGATGCCTGGCCCGCCGCACGGATCCTCGCGGCAATCACGGACGCCAACCGCCGCGCCATCGACGCCGTGGCCGCCGCCCTGCCCGACCTGGAGCGCGCCGCCACCGGCATAGAGGAGCGGCTGCGCCGCGGCGGGCGCCTCGTCTACATAGGGGCGGGCACCTCGGGCCGCTTGGGGGTGCAAGACGCCGCCGAGCTGGCGCCGACGTTCGGCTTCGACCGCGCCCTGACGCTCCTCGCGGGCGGCGATTCGGCCACCACCCAGGCCAAGGAGGGGGCCGAGGACGACGTGGCGGCCGCCGGGCACGACGTGGCCGCCGCCGCCATCGGAGAACTCGACGCGGTGGTGGGGGTCGCCGCCAGCGGCGGCACGGCCTACACCGTCGCGGCGCTGGAGCACGCCCGCGCGCGCGGCGCGTTCACCGTCGGGATCGCCAACAACCCAGGCACGGCCCTGCTGCGCGCCGGCGACGTGGGCGTCCTCCTCGCGACCGGGCCGGAGGTGCTGGCCGGCAGCACGCGCCTAGCGGCCGGCACCGCCCAGAAGGCCGCCCTCAACGCCCTCTCCACCACGGTGCTGGTGCGCCTGGGCGGCGCGTACGACAACCTCATGGTGGGCATGCGGCCCGTCAACGCCAAGCTGCGCGTTCGCGCGGTGCAGATCGTGGCGCGCGGCGCGGGCGTCGACGAGGCCGCCGCCACCAAGGCGCTGGCGGCGGCCGGCGACGACATCAGGCGCGCCATCGTGATGACGAAGGCCGGCGTGACGGCGGAGCGGGCCGAGGCGGCGCTGCGCGCGCGCGGCGGTAGCGTCCGCGATGCGCTCGCCGACCTGGCCGGCGGCTGA
- a CDS encoding GNAT family N-acetyltransferase — MTAARAAAVTVRQLTAGEAALVPGLWRSAWGARAELYPLEERAWRDRLAAHHDPTLLLGAFAGDQLVGVTHGRTPTASWLPAGVGWVSLLAVAGPWQGRGVGGRLLAELFARLRERGARTYRLGSDANHLLPGPPQESSPALWRLARRAGARFLATEHDLHVDLRLEPPAAPLPPGWRVRDDDPAAALEFVTRAFPGRWTAEVGAYLAAGATVLTLQRDGEARADGFCAVFTGDEAVLGPSLHWRRALMADVADRPGGMGPLGVSESARGSGLGLALVRAGAVWLANRGATDAVINWTTLTPFYGKLGARVWRTYQRVEGPL, encoded by the coding sequence GTGACGGCCGCGCGGGCCGCGGCAGTCACCGTGCGGCAACTGACGGCGGGCGAGGCCGCGTTGGTGCCGGGCCTGTGGCGCTCGGCCTGGGGCGCCCGCGCCGAGCTCTACCCGCTCGAGGAGCGCGCCTGGCGCGACCGCCTGGCCGCGCATCACGACCCCACCCTCCTCCTCGGCGCCTTCGCCGGGGACCAGCTGGTGGGCGTGACCCACGGCCGCACCCCCACCGCCAGCTGGCTGCCGGCGGGCGTCGGTTGGGTCTCCCTGCTCGCCGTGGCGGGGCCGTGGCAGGGCCGGGGCGTCGGCGGGCGGCTCCTCGCCGAGCTGTTCGCGCGCCTCCGCGAACGCGGCGCGCGCACGTACCGGCTCGGCAGCGACGCCAACCACCTCCTCCCCGGGCCGCCCCAGGAATCCAGCCCGGCGCTGTGGCGCCTGGCGCGCCGCGCCGGCGCGCGCTTCCTCGCGACCGAACACGACCTGCACGTCGACCTGCGCCTCGAGCCGCCGGCGGCGCCCCTGCCCCCCGGTTGGCGCGTCCGCGACGACGATCCGGCCGCCGCCCTCGAGTTCGTGACCCGCGCCTTCCCCGGCCGCTGGACGGCCGAGGTTGGCGCCTACCTGGCGGCCGGCGCCACCGTGCTCACCCTCCAGCGCGATGGCGAGGCGCGCGCCGACGGCTTCTGCGCCGTCTTCACCGGCGACGAGGCCGTGCTGGGACCGAGCCTCCACTGGCGCCGTGCGCTCATGGCCGACGTGGCCGACCGCCCAGGCGGCATGGGTCCGCTTGGCGTGAGCGAGTCCGCCCGGGGCAGCGGCCTCGGCCTCGCGCTGGTGCGAGCAGGCGCCGTCTGGCTGGCGAACCGCGGGGCCACCGACGCGGTCATCAACTGGACGACGCTCACGCCCTTCTACGGCAAGCTGGGCGCGCGCGTGTGGCGCACCTACCAACGCGTCGAGGGCCCCCTATGA